The genomic window CGCATTCAGCAATGTCCGCCGGTGGAAATCCCATGGTGGCGGAGGCTGTCAGGATTTCGGTTTCCTCATTGCCATTGGTATCTAGCTTGAGATGCTCAAGGGCCGTCACATCCGCGTAGATCAATGCAGCCGGGTCACTCATGGTCGATTGCGCCGTGAGTGGAATGAGATAGTTGAGTTTGCGGAATGCCTTTGCCGGGCGCCCTGCCCGACGCGCCAGATTGGCAACCAGCTTCGCCGCGCGGGCGCCCGTCTCCGCCATGTCCACGTGTGGATAGGTGCGGTACGCCACCAGCGCATCTGAGTTGCGCATCATCTTGGCGGTTACGTTGGCATGGAGATCAAGCGATGCGACGATCGGAACCTGGCCATTGGTGATGTCGCGGATCCACTCCAGCAGATCCCCCTCGCCGTCTTCCATTTCTTCGGTGACCATTGCGCCGTGAAGATCAAGGTAGATGGCGTCGAGGGGCCCATCGCGCAGGGCACGCTCGAGTTCCTCGACCATCATGCCGGCAATATGTGCAAAGGCGTCGGACGTGACATGCGCAGACGGCGTGGCGGCCGCCCACACCATGGGAACCGGTGTCAGCGCCTGGGCCACTGCTTCGGCGAGAAAGCCCGCAATCGGGATGTTCATGTCGCTGGCGCCATCCGCGCCGGGCGCGAATGTGGTCAACAGGCCAGGTCCACCTTGGAGGGCCGGCCAGGCGTCAGGCTGCAGGAACGCATCCAAATCTGCCTTTTGGGAGGCAAATGTGTTGGTCTCGTGCTGAAAACCACCCACTGCGACACGCATGACGGACGCCTCTTCTGTGTCTGTGTGGAGACCCGCACATGCCTGACATACGGCCACACGCCAACTAGCTTAGGACTCGCCGGCAGCCCATGGCTACAATCAAAGACATCAAAAAAACGCGGAAAATGTGACCGGGGGTTTTGGGCGCGCTAGATAGCCGCCGGGGTCGACCGGCAAAGGAAGCTAACACCATGATCAAATTGATATTCTGCCTCCACCGGCTCCCGGGTCTCTCAGCGGAGGCCTTTCGGGAATACTGGTGGACAAAACACGCGCCCCTCGTGAAAGAACGCGCTCCGGCGCTCAAAATTGCGCGCTATGTGCAATCCCACGGCATGGAGACACCTTTGGACGGTGCCATGCAGGCCTCTCGCGACGCCCAGCCGAAATACGATGGTTTCGCGGAACTGTGCTGGGAGAGCGAAGACGATCTCAACTTCGCCATGTCCGATGAAGCAGCCCTGAAAGCAGGAGCGGAACTTCTCGCAGATGAAAGAAAATTCATCGACCTGAAGCGCTCCTCCCTCACCTTCGTGCGCGAACGGTCCGTCGTCGGCTAGAGGATTTCATCCTCGTCAAACAATGGGTCGCCATCAAAGGCTTCTTCAATTGTATCGAGATCGGCCCCCTCAGCTGCCGCTTTGGGGATGGCGGCGATATGCACAAGCGCATCGCCTTGGTTGACGATAGGCAGGTTGCTGCGTCCGATTACAAGCCCGTCGCGCTGAGCAAACATTTCTGTGTCTCGAATGCCGAACGGGTCAGAAATCACCCCAATCAGGCTTCCCGATTTAACGAACTGTCCAACCTTGCAATGAATACGAGCGATGCCTCCCTCCGTTGCACGTATCCAGGCACTTTTGGTGGCGATGGATGAGGGAGGCAGAGGCTTCTCCAAGGGCGGAACGGAATGATGCCTTCCGGTCATGCCCAGATGCCGAAGCACGTTCAACACACCTTTGACACCAACTCGGATCGCCGTCTCATCAAACCTCAACCCCTCTCCGGCCTCGAAAACCATGACGGGAACACCTTTGTCGCCCGCGGCATGGCGCAGTGAGCCTTCACGCAAGGCTGAGTCGACGATCACTGGTGGAGAAAAGGCATCCGCCAGTTTGTGGGCCCGCTTGTCTCTCATATCGATACGGATTTGCGGCAGATTCACCCGATTGATCGCGGCTGTATGTAGATCAATTCCGTATTCGGAGCGCTCCACGACTTCTTCCATGAACAGATGCGCCAGCCGCGCGGCAAGTGATCCCGTCGGACTGCCTGGAAATGATCTGTTCAGATCGCGCCTGTCCGGCAGATAGCGACTGTGACTGATGAAGCCGAACATGTTGACTATCGGAACCAACAGTACAGTGCCCGATATTCGACGCAGCGCGGGCGCACGGATGAGCCGCCGCACAATCTCCACCCCAAGAATTTCGTCCCCATGGATCGCGGCGCTTACAAAAACAGTCGGGCCGTCCTGCTTACCGTGGATTGCCTGAATGGAGAGCGTTGCAGGCGTGTGGTCCGACATCATGCTCAGTGGCAGATCAACAACCTCGCGCGTGCCTGCCTTTATTGTGGTTCCTGCGATCACCAATGGTGCGCGAGAGGTCTTTTTTTTGTCAGGCACTTTTCGGAACGCTCCGTTTCTTACGGGTACGGGTATGGGTCTTGCCGGGTTTGGCATTCTTCTCGAGGAATTCGATGATCTGTCC from Candidatus Phaeomarinobacter ectocarpi includes these protein-coding regions:
- a CDS encoding M81 family metallopeptidase, with amino-acid sequence MRVAVGGFQHETNTFASQKADLDAFLQPDAWPALQGGPGLLTTFAPGADGASDMNIPIAGFLAEAVAQALTPVPMVWAAATPSAHVTSDAFAHIAGMMVEELERALRDGPLDAIYLDLHGAMVTEEMEDGEGDLLEWIRDITNGQVPIVASLDLHANVTAKMMRNSDALVAYRTYPHVDMAETGARAAKLVANLARRAGRPAKAFRKLNYLIPLTAQSTMSDPAALIYADVTALEHLKLDTNGNEETEILTASATMGFPPADIAECGPAVMAYADTQEAADEAVDRLAETFMEFERGFRQKIWTAEEAVAYGEAASDLDRRDGPLILADTQDNPGAGGNGDTVGILRSLISGAETALCGVLFDPSAASAAWAAGEGAEVQMSLGAWTGGAKEKPIEGTFKVLKLHDGEIEAHGPFYRGAHLSLGKSALLMIEDVRVVVASHKVQTADRVMFTAFGVEPAAENIVAVKSSVHFRADFQKIARDIVVVGSPGPNPADHVDLAYRRLRSGVRLMPMGPAFQRSRKPLK
- a CDS encoding EthD domain-containing protein; translated protein: MIKLIFCLHRLPGLSAEAFREYWWTKHAPLVKERAPALKIARYVQSHGMETPLDGAMQASRDAQPKYDGFAELCWESEDDLNFAMSDEAALKAGAELLADERKFIDLKRSSLTFVRERSVVG
- a CDS encoding succinylglutamate desuccinylase/aspartoacylase family protein; translation: MPDKKKTSRAPLVIAGTTIKAGTREVVDLPLSMMSDHTPATLSIQAIHGKQDGPTVFVSAAIHGDEILGVEIVRRLIRAPALRRISGTVLLVPIVNMFGFISHSRYLPDRRDLNRSFPGSPTGSLAARLAHLFMEEVVERSEYGIDLHTAAINRVNLPQIRIDMRDKRAHKLADAFSPPVIVDSALREGSLRHAAGDKGVPVMVFEAGEGLRFDETAIRVGVKGVLNVLRHLGMTGRHHSVPPLEKPLPPSSIATKSAWIRATEGGIARIHCKVGQFVKSGSLIGVISDPFGIRDTEMFAQRDGLVIGRSNLPIVNQGDALVHIAAIPKAAAEGADLDTIEEAFDGDPLFDEDEIL